Proteins from a genomic interval of Vallitalea okinawensis:
- a CDS encoding rubrerythrin: MSYTTMGQPQGVSVYYTNKIRESMVSEIVAINKYVKHILTSGNFKDIQEVLETILEDEIRHYNMYFDLLRKYDSAQMKAYEAVKQDYTMDRLLNRRQYNFDNTEVVLELNKLRLDSKGELEAVILYEYNMNAVKPLDIKHAYLTIINDEKRHLEDLTYLINKYGVV, translated from the coding sequence TTGAGTTATACAACAATGGGTCAACCTCAAGGCGTGTCTGTCTATTATACCAATAAAATACGCGAGTCCATGGTTTCTGAGATCGTTGCTATCAATAAATACGTAAAACATATCTTGACTAGCGGCAATTTTAAAGATATTCAAGAAGTACTTGAAACAATTCTCGAAGACGAAATAAGACACTATAACATGTATTTTGATTTGCTTAGAAAATATGATTCTGCGCAGATGAAGGCTTACGAAGCTGTTAAACAAGATTATACTATGGACCGATTACTTAATCGGCGCCAATATAACTTTGATAACACTGAAGTTGTTCTTGAATTAAACAAGTTACGCTTGGACTCAAAGGGCGAATTGGAAGCTGTAATCTTATATGAATATAACATGAATGCTGTAAAACCTCTGGATATTAAACATGCCTACCTGACCATAATCAATGATGAAAAAAGACATTTAGAAGATTTGACTTATTTGATTAATAAATATGGTGTCGTGTAA
- a CDS encoding Crp/Fnr family transcriptional regulator, with product MSNDNITNLLYNKHKLFKGMSKEEIGGLLDKSDYYIKHYAKNQVIASELSPCNHIGIVLKGIVEIKKIYTNGKVVTLARLEKGNIFGEVIVSSDMNRYPANVISIDQSHVLFIDKKHLEDLCHINKHFMSNMLNLLSNRILMLNKKITFLSYQTIRQKVAFYLLQEYKKNQKKAMFTLPVSRKDMSEQLGIPRPSLSREFIKLKDEGLIDYESKAIKIIDVQGLEDCLF from the coding sequence ATGTCTAACGATAATATTACTAATTTATTATATAATAAGCATAAACTTTTTAAAGGTATGTCCAAAGAAGAAATAGGGGGTCTTTTAGATAAATCTGATTACTATATCAAACACTATGCCAAAAATCAAGTTATTGCTTCAGAATTATCACCTTGTAATCATATAGGTATTGTTCTCAAAGGAATTGTTGAAATTAAAAAGATCTATACTAATGGTAAAGTTGTTACCCTTGCTCGCCTAGAAAAGGGGAATATTTTTGGTGAAGTAATCGTCTCCTCTGATATGAATCGTTACCCTGCTAATGTAATATCTATCGATCAAAGTCATGTTCTTTTCATTGATAAAAAACATTTAGAGGATCTTTGCCATATCAATAAACACTTTATGAGCAACATGCTTAACTTATTATCCAATCGCATATTGATGTTAAACAAGAAGATCACCTTCCTTTCCTACCAGACCATTCGCCAAAAAGTTGCTTTTTATCTTTTACAAGAATATAAAAAGAATCAAAAAAAAGCTATGTTCACATTACCGGTTTCCCGTAAAGATATGTCAGAACAGCTTGGAATCCCTCGACCTTCTTTGTCTAGAGAATTTATCAAATTAAAAGATGAAGGGCTTATTGATTATGAGTCGAAAGCTATTAAGATAATCGATGTCCAAGGCCTAGAGGATTGCTTGTTTTAA
- a CDS encoding ATPase translates to MATIKHVFPGGNTSKGFYSYYNFLPPRDPNRIFVLKGGPGVGKSTFMKKVGDALLAEGYDIEHHHCSSDNNSLDGVTAPELGVALVDGTAPHIVDPKYPGAVDELVDLGTFWNRASMEANKPYIIRSTHEVSRLFARAYKYLEAAKLIADDIAAKYTSCMEFDGVTALLHELINELLTGPHFYKNGFRRHLFGSAYTPNGHIHYTDSLVGGLDRVYHVTGSAGTGKTTFLKQIADLASSYGYDVTYYHTPLIPDKLETIIIHGLGVGMTTQRIEGFSYHKVINLEDHLDMNRFGAIKYELDESLYNHINLLETAMKNIRMAKAEHDSLEKYYVPNMDFEAQQPKLVEVVSRILEYKN, encoded by the coding sequence ATGGCAACGATTAAACATGTCTTTCCTGGTGGAAATACCTCGAAAGGATTTTATTCTTACTATAACTTTCTACCACCTCGTGACCCTAATCGTATTTTTGTTTTAAAAGGTGGTCCTGGTGTTGGTAAATCAACTTTTATGAAAAAAGTAGGAGATGCTCTTTTGGCTGAAGGTTATGATATTGAGCATCATCATTGTTCTTCTGATAATAATTCACTTGATGGTGTAACTGCTCCAGAGCTTGGAGTTGCTCTTGTTGACGGAACAGCTCCCCATATCGTGGATCCCAAATACCCTGGAGCAGTTGATGAGTTAGTTGATCTAGGTACTTTTTGGAATAGAGCATCCATGGAAGCTAACAAACCTTATATTATTCGCTCCACACATGAAGTTTCTCGTTTATTTGCTAGAGCTTATAAGTACTTAGAGGCTGCTAAGCTCATAGCAGATGATATAGCTGCCAAATATACTTCATGCATGGAATTTGATGGTGTAACAGCTTTACTACATGAATTGATCAATGAATTACTGACTGGTCCTCATTTCTATAAGAATGGTTTTAGGCGTCATTTATTTGGCAGTGCATACACACCAAATGGACATATCCATTATACAGACAGTCTTGTAGGTGGATTGGACCGGGTTTATCATGTAACTGGATCAGCTGGAACAGGTAAAACAACCTTCCTTAAACAGATTGCAGACTTAGCTAGTTCATATGGTTATGATGTGACTTATTACCATACACCACTTATACCAGATAAACTTGAAACAATCATTATCCATGGTTTAGGCGTTGGTATGACCACACAACGTATTGAAGGTTTCTCATATCATAAGGTAATTAACCTAGAGGATCATTTGGATATGAATCGTTTTGGAGCTATTAAATATGAACTGGATGAGAGTCTCTATAATCATATTAATTTACTAGAAACTGCTATGAAAAATATCAGGATGGCAAAAGCAGAACATGATTCATTAGAAAAATATTATGTACCTAACATGGACTTTGAAGCGCAGCAACCTAAATTAGTAGAAGTTGTCAGTCGGATTTTAGAATATAAGAATTAA
- a CDS encoding HD-GYP domain-containing protein, producing MRYVPVSCLREGMNVAKNLYDKNGQLLIKWGTVLKDVYIIRIKELGYQGVYIDDDISKDLIIESAISDQLRIKAVQSIKEGFTQKSIYVKDESSCFQMHNILDVVEEIVNEILTSNVSMINLIDLKSFDEYTYFHSVNVCILAIMVGLGLGYDRHRLTKLGLGAILHDIGKVFIDKEVLNKNGKLTDEEFTIMKNHPMLGYNYLKNIYNILPTVYRCVLDHHERYDGSGYPYQLIGDNISEFGRVVCICDVYDALVSNRPYRKAILPSEAIEYIMGNSGSIFDPSLVELFIRKVAPYPVGSLVKLCNGYQAIVIDNYEECCLRPKIRVIYNESGEMMNEEWDLSRDQRFTNITIVETMKL from the coding sequence ATGAGATATGTACCAGTGTCATGTCTTCGTGAAGGTATGAATGTAGCTAAAAATTTATATGACAAGAATGGACAACTGTTAATAAAGTGGGGAACTGTGTTAAAAGATGTTTATATAATTCGTATAAAAGAGTTAGGTTATCAAGGGGTCTATATTGATGATGATATCAGTAAAGATCTGATAATTGAAAGTGCTATAAGTGATCAACTGCGTATCAAGGCAGTTCAATCCATAAAAGAAGGCTTCACGCAAAAAAGTATTTATGTGAAAGATGAAAGCTCATGTTTTCAGATGCATAATATTTTAGATGTTGTTGAAGAAATCGTTAATGAGATTTTGACCAGTAATGTTTCTATGATTAATTTGATAGATTTAAAATCCTTTGATGAATATACTTATTTTCATTCAGTGAATGTATGCATACTAGCTATTATGGTAGGCTTAGGGTTAGGATATGATCGACATCGACTAACCAAACTTGGCCTAGGAGCTATTCTTCATGATATTGGTAAAGTTTTTATTGATAAGGAAGTACTCAATAAAAATGGAAAATTAACAGATGAAGAATTTACAATCATGAAGAATCATCCAATGTTAGGATATAATTATTTAAAGAATATATATAATATTTTGCCTACAGTTTATCGTTGTGTTTTAGACCATCATGAGCGGTATGATGGAAGTGGGTACCCCTATCAACTTATAGGCGATAATATTTCAGAATTTGGACGAGTTGTTTGTATCTGCGATGTTTATGATGCTTTAGTTTCAAACCGACCATATCGTAAGGCTATTTTGCCTAGCGAAGCAATTGAGTACATAATGGGTAATTCAGGATCTATTTTTGATCCTAGTCTTGTTGAATTATTTATTCGGAAGGTAGCACCGTATCCAGTAGGAAGCTTAGTGAAGTTGTGTAATGGTTATCAGGCTATTGTAATAGATAATTATGAAGAATGTTGTCTTCGCCCAAAGATACGTGTCATTTACAATGAATCTGGCGAGATGATGAATGAGGAATGGGATCTATCTAGAGATCAGCGTTTTACCAATATCACCATTGTAGAGACTATGAAGCTGTAG